Part of the Streptomyces sp. RFCAC02 genome is shown below.
CCACGATCAGCAGCAGTACCGCGAGGGCGCCGCGGCGCAGCACCCGGCGGATCACCGCGCACCTCCCGCCGCGCGGCGCCGGGCGGCGGGGCGCGTCCGCACGTCGAGCAGCCGGGACAGCAGGTCGCCGGCCAGCAGCACCGCGAGGACCGAGGCCGCCAGCGTCAGCCCGATCCCCTGCACCATGGCGGTGTCCCGGTAGGCCACCGCACGCGCCAGTTCGCTGCCGATCCCCGGGTAGTTGAACAGGGACTCCACCACCACGCCGCCGCCGAGCAGCCCCGAGGCGAGGACGGCGAGACCCTGTACGGCGGGTCCCGAGGCGGCGGGCAGGACGTACGCCAGCGCCAGCGGGAGGCCCCGCACCCCGTCGAGGCGCGCCTGTTCGACCGCGGGACCCTCGCACACGGTCACCGCGGCGGCCCTGAGCAGGCGGGTCGCCGTTCCGACGCCGCCGAGGACCAGGCTCGCCACGGGCAGCACCAGCAGCTCCGGGCGGTCGAGCGGGGACTCACCCGGCGCGAGCAGCGACACGGCCGGGAAGAGCCGCCAGTGCTGGGCGAACAGCACGAGCAGCGCTGTCGCCAGGAGGAACTCCGGCAGCGCCACCAGGGTCACCGTTGCCGAGGACAGCAGGCGGTCCACGGGCCGGCCGGCCCGCAGCCCGGCGGTCAGGCCGAGCACCGTGGCCAGCACGGCGATGACCGCCACGGCGATCACCACGAGGAGCACCGAGTTCCCGAACCGGTCGGCCACCACGCCGGCGACGGGCCGCCCGCCCGCCGCCGACGTGCCGAGGTCGCCGCGCAGTGCCCGGCCGAGCCAGGCCAGGTACCGGGCGGGCAGCGGTCGGTCGAGGCCGAGGCGCTCGCGGATGCCCGCGCGCTCCCGGTCCGTCGCGTCGGCCCCCGCCGCCACGCCGGCGGCGTCGCCCGGCAGCAGGTCCGTGGCGATGAAGAGGACCGCCGACAGCACCAGCAGGGTGGCCGCCGCCCCCAGGCAGCGGGCGGCCGCGTCGCGCGGGCTCACGCGGAGGCGATCTCGGCGACCGAGAGGTCGGGGAACTGGGACTGCCGCACGCCGCTCACGCGATCCAGCCGCGCGTCGACCGTGGGCACGAACACCGGGATGATGTCGTTGCCCTTCTCCCACAGCAGGCGCTGCGCCTGGTGCGAGGCGTCGAGGCGCTCCTGTTCCGTGCGGGCGCTGCGGGCGGTGACGACCAGTTCGTCGATGTCCGGGAACGTGCCCGGGGTGTGGTTGGGCTCGAACGGGGCCGGCGGGTTGTACCCGGCGGCGAACGGCAGTTGCGAGTACGCGGCGTAGTCGGCGAAGAGCTGGCCGGCCGGCAGCTCGTTCAGCCGGGCGTCGACGCCGATGGCCCTCAGGTTCTCGACGACGAGGGTGGCCGTCTCGACCATGCCGGTGAGTTCGGGACCGGCGGTCAGCTCGACCGCCATCCCCGCGTGTCCCGCCTCCGCCAGCAGGGCGGCGGCCGTGTCGGGGTCGAAGGTCCGCTGCTCCAGCCCGCCGTCGTAGGTGGGGAAGCCCAGCGCCGGCACGTCGTTGCCGAGGTGCGCGCGGCCGAAGTAGACGCTGTCCACGATGGCCTGCCGGTCGATGGCCAGCCGGAAGGCGCGGCGCACCCGTTCGTCCTGGAACGGGGCGTGCGCGAGGTTCATCGTGAACCTGAGGTTCGCCACGTACGGGGGCTCGCCCGCGGTGACGCCGATGCCGTCCTCGCCGTCCAGGGTGCGCGCGGTGGCCGGTGAGACGCCGCTGACGAAGTCGGCCTGGCCGCCCCGGAGCGCGTTGACCCGGGCCTCCGCGTCCGCGACGGACAGGAGCCGTATCTCGTCCAGCGTCACCTCGTCGCCGATGGCCGCGCCGAACCAGTCGGGGTTGCGGTGCAGGACGGTCTGCTGACCGGGCTCGAACGCCGCCACGGTGAACGGGCCGCACGAGGGCATGTCCTGTGTGAAGTCGGTCGTGCCGTCCTTGACGGCCAGCATGCTCTGGCACAGCAGCAGCCGGCCGTCGGCGATGGGCGTCAGCGCGGGCAGCGAAACGGTGCGGTCGTCGGCCGCCTCGGCGGCCGCGAGGTCGAAGGCGCGGCCCACGAGCCGGGTGAACGGCAGGCCCTCCAGCAGGTCGGGCAGGCGCAGCGAGTGCAGCACGTCGGCGGCGGTCAGGGGCGACCCGTCGGTGAAGGTGACGCCGTCGCGCACCCGCAGTGTGTAGGTGGCCAGGTCGTCGCTGACGTCGATCGACTCCAGCACGCCGTAGGTGACCCCGTCGGGCTGCGACGCGTCGATCGCGCCCAGGGCTCCGTGGACGAGGCGGGCGCGGACGAAGTCCAGGGCGGTCGGTCCCAGCAGGTAGGTGAGCGTCTCGCTCGATCCGCCGCCGGCGAACGCGGCGCGCAGGACGCGGCGGCCGGCGGCGGCTCCGTCGCCGCCCTCGTCGCCGGACGTCGAGCAGGCGGCCAGCAGTCCGGTCAGCCCGGCGGTGGTGAGGGCGCCGAGGCCCAGGAAGGAGCGGCGTTTCAAGGTGGTCACGGGGTGTTCCTCGGGTGACTGTGCGGGACGGGCGGGGCGGGGGCTCTGCCCGGCGGGGAAACGTCATGCTAGATGAAAATGATTATGACTTCCGTATAGTACGCATGCGTGCGCCGGCTACCGCCGTGCAGCCACCCACCGAAGGGAACAGCCCACGTGCCCGCACCCCCCGTCCTCCCCCTCCTGCGCCCGCAACGGCTCCGGCTCATCGCCGCGGTCGCGGCGCAGGCCGCCGCGTCGGCCGCGTCCCTCGCCGCACTCGTGGCCGTCGCCCGCACCGCCGCGGGCTGGCTGGCGGGCGACCGGCCCTCCGCGACCGACGCGGGACTGATCGCCACGGCCTTCCTGGCCGCCGTCGCCGGCGCCCTGCTGGCCGGCCTGGCCGCCTGGCTGGCGCACGTGGCCGACGCCGGCCTCCGGCTCGGCCTCCAGCGCCGCCTGGTGGAACGGTTCGCCGGCCTGCCACTGCGCCGACTCACGGGCCGCGGCGGGGGCACCGTCAAGAAGACCGTCCACGACGACGTCCACGGACTGCACCAACTCGTCGCGCACACCCTCACCGACATCACCGCAGTCGTCGCCACCCCGGTGCTCGGCCTCGCGTATCTGGCGTTCCTCGACCCACGCGTCGCCGCGGCGGCGCTCATCCCCCTGCTGGCCGGGGCGCTGCTGTACGCCCGCGCCATGGCGGGCGCGTCCGCCAGGTTCGCGGAGTACGGGGCGGCCCAGGCGGCCATCAACGCGGCGGCGGCCGACCATGTGCGCGGGGTCGCCGAGGTGAAGACGTTCGGCCTCACCGGGCGGGCGACCGGCGCGTTCCACCGGGCGACGACCGCGTTCCACGACTTCTTCCGCGCCTGGTCCTCGGCGACCACCGGCGTGACCACCGCCTCGTGGCTCGTGGTGGCGCCCGGCGTCACCCTCACCCTGTTCGCGGCGCTCGGCACCTGGGCGGCGGTCGCCGGCTGGGCGAGCGCCGAGGCGGTGGTCGCCCTCGCCCTGGTCGGTCCCGCCGTCTCGGCGCCGGTCGCCGTCCTCGGCCCCCGGCTCCAGGCGCTGCGCACCGGCCTGTCGGCGGCACGCGGCATCACCGCGCTGCTCGACGAGCCGGTCCTGCGCTGGGGCGACGGGTCGACCGTGCCGCAGGGCGCGGAAGTCCGCTACGAGGACGTGTCCTTCGACTTCGACGGCACGCCCGTGCTGACCGGTGTCGACGTCACGCTCCCGGCCGGTGGCTTCACCGCCCTGGTCGGTCCCTCCGGCGCCGGCAAGTCGACCTTCGCGGGCCTGCTGGCCCGGTTCGACGACCCGCGGTCCGGCCGCATACGCGTCGGCGGCGCGGACCTGCGCGACCTGACGCAGGAGACTCTGTACGAGACGGTCTCCTTCGTCTTCCAGGACGTCGTCCTCCTGCGCGGCAGCGTCCTCGACAACCTCACGGGCGGGCGCGCGTACCCCCGCGAGGCCGTGGAGGCGGCCGCGCGCGCCGCGCGCATCCACGACCGGATCACCCGGCTCCCCGACGGCTACGACACCGTCGTCGGCGAGGGCGTCGAGCTGTCCGGCGGCGAGGCGCAGCGCCTCTCCATCGCCCGCGCCCTGCTGCGGGACACCCCGGTCGTGGTGCTCGACGAGGCCACCGCCGCCGCCGATCCCGGGACCGAGGCGGCCCTCCAGGAGGCGCTCGGCGAACTGGCCCGCGGGCGGACCGTTCTGCTGATCGCCCACCGCCTCGACACGGTCACCGGGGCCGACCTGATCCTCGTCCTCGACGGCGGCGCGGTCGCCGAGCGGGGGACCCACCACGAACTGCTCGCCCTGGGCGGCCGGTACGCGGCCTCGTGGGCCGCCCAGCACGAGATGGAAGGAACGCGCTGATGCTCAAGGACCTGACCGCCCTCCTGGAGGACCGGGACGCGGCCCGCCTGCGCCGGCTCACCGCGCTCCTCGCGCTCGCCGCCGCGCTCCAGGGCGCCGTACTGGTCCTCGCCGTCCCGGTGTTCCAGCGGCTCCTCGACGGCGACCCGGACACCGCCCTTCCCTGGCTGGCCGTCGCCGCGGCGGCGTGCGCGCTGTACGCGGCGGTCCAGTGGGGCGCCCAGGCGATGGCGTTCCGCGTGGGCGGCGAGACGGCACGGGCGCTGCACCGGCTGCTCGGGGACCGGCTGCCCCGCCTGCCGCTCGGCTGGTTCACCCGGGCCAGGACCGGCCAGGTGGTCGAGATCGCCACCGCGGGGATACCGCAGCTCATGTCCTATCCGGCGATCCTCCTGCGGCCGCTGGTCACGGCCCTGGTCACGCCGGCCGTGACGGTCGTCGGCCTCGCGCTGTGGGACGGGCGCTACGCCCTCACCGTGGCGCTGACCGGATGCGCCGCCGCGGCCGTGACCCGGTTCGCGCGGCGCCGGGTGGCGGACGCCGAGCGCGAGCGGCACCGCGCGTTGGACGAGGCGGCCGGCCGGGTCCTGGAGTTCGCCACCGCCCAGCAGGTGCTGCGCGCGTTCGGCCGGAGCGACGCGGGCGCGCTCGACGACGCGCTCGTGCACGCCGACCGCGCGGCCCGCCGTTCCATGACCGCCATCGTGCCGGGCCTGGTCGTCTTCTCCTTCGCCGTGCAACTCGCCTTCGCCTGCTGCCTGTCGCTCGCCCTGGCGCTGCTCGTGTCCGGGGACCTGACGGCCGGGGCCTGCGTCGGCCTGCTGGTGGTCACCACCCGGCTGGTCGCCATCGGCGCGAGCGGCGCGGAGCTGGCGGCCGCCTCCCGGACGACGGGCGGCACCATCGACCGCGTCGCGTCCGTCCTGACCGCCCCGGCCCTCCCCGAGCCGGCGACCGCGGCGCCGGAGAGCGGCGACGGGCCGGTGGCGGAGTTCCGTGACGTGGTCTTCGGCTACGGCGGCGACCCCGTGCTGCGGAACGTCTCCTTCACCCTGCCGCGCAGGGGACTGACCGCGCTGGTCGGACCGAGCGGCTCGGGGAAGACCACCGTCACCCGGCTCCTGGCGCGGTTCTGGGACGTGGACGAGGGGGCCGTGCTGGTCTGCGGGCGCGACGTGCGGGAGGCACCGTCCGACGAGGTGCTCGCGCGGATCGCCCCGGTCTTCCAGGACGTCCACCTCTTCGACGACACGGTCGCCGCGAACATCCGGCTCGGCCGTCCCGACGCCGGCGACGCGGAGTTCGACGAGGCCGTCGCGCTGGCCGGGGTGGCCGAGATGGCACGCGACCTGCCGGACGGGCTGGACACCCGGGTCGGGGAGGGCGGGGCGCGCCTGTCCGGCGGCCAGCGGCAGCGGGTCGCCATCGCGCGGGCGATCCTGAAGGCCGCCCCCCTCACCGTCCTCGACGAGGCGACGGCGGCGCTCGACCCGGAGAACGCGCTCGTGGTGCGGCGCACCCTCGATGTGCTGCGCGGACGCGGCAGTGTCCTGGTCATCGCGCATCACCTGGCCACCGTCAGGGACGCGGACCGGATCGTCGTCCTGGACGGGGGGCGGGTCGCGGACCGGGGGACCCACGACGAGCTGGCCGGACGGCCGGGGCTCTACCGGGAGTTCACCGAGGGCCGGGCCGGCGACCGGGGCTGGCGGTTCGCCGCCGTCGGGCGGGCGCGGAGCTGAGCCTGTGGGCGGCGCCGTACGACGCGGGTCCGGCCGGCGGGCCCGCGCCGTACGACGCGCGGGTCACCAGCTCGACTTGGTCACGCCGGGGAGTTCGCCCGCATGGGCCATGGTGCGGAGGTTGACCCGGGACAGGCCGAAGGTCCGCAGGTAGCCGCGGGGCCGGCCGTCGACGCTGTCGCGGTTGCGGACGCGCGTGGCACTCGCGTCGCGCGGCTGGCGCTCCAGCTCCCGCCGCGCCGCGGCGCGCTCCTCGGGGGAGGTGCCGGGGGCGCGGATGATCCGCTTCAGCTCGGCCCGCCGGGCCGCGTGGCGTGCGACGACGCCCTTCCGCTGCTCGTTCTTCGCGATCTTGCTCTTCTTGGCCATGGGGCGCTCCTCAGACCTTCTCGCCGCGGGCGCGGATGCGGGCGACGGCGGCCTCGATGCCGATGCTGTCCACCGTCTTGATGGCCTGCGCGCTCAGCCGCAGCCGGACGTGCCGGCCCTCGCTCGGCAGCCAGTAGCGCTTGGACTGGATGTTGGGGTCGAACCGCCGCCGGGTACGGCGGTGGGAGTGGGAGATGCTGTTGCCGAACAGGGGCGCGCGGCCCGTGAGCTGGCAGTGGGCGGACATGGTGCTTCCTTCGGTCGTCGTCGCCGGGTTACGGGGTCAGCAGGCCGCGCTGGTAGGCGCGCACGAGGCTGCGGGGCACGAGGTGCCGCCGGCCGTCGACGACGATCGGCACCAGGTCGGGCGGCGTCGCCTTCCACTGGGCACGCCGGTGACGGGTGTTGCTGCGGGACATGCGGCGCTTCGGTACGGCCACGGGGCGCCCTCCATCGGACACGGGACATCGCGGGCGGGCCGGCGGGCCCGCCCTTGATGAAAATGATTGCTGTTTTCGTATCCTAACCCGCTCGCGCCCCGTGCGGCCGATCAGGGCCTGCGGTCGCGGAAGGTGCGGCGCAGGTCGTCCACCCAGGCGCCGGGGTTCTCCCACGGGATGAAGTGCCCGCCGTGATCGTGGGCGTTGACGTTGACGTGGTTGAACCACGCGCCCTGCGGACCGGTCTCGAACGCCCGGACGCGCTCCTCGGCGGAGTGGATGCCGGGCGGGTTCTCGTACGCGACGAAGGTGAGGCCGACCGGGGCCTGCACGACCGGTGTGCGGTCGTGTGCCGGGGTCCAGGGGTAGCGGTTGGCGTTGGCGTAGTAGCGCATCGACGTGGCGATCGAGTTGTTCACCCAGTAGATCGTGGCGTGGGTGAGCAGGTCGTCCCTGGTGAAGACGGACTCGATGGCGCCGCCGTTGTCGCTCCAGGCGTTCCAGCGCTCCAGCAGCCAGGCGAGCAGCCCGGCGGGCGAGTCGCTCAGCCCGTGGGCCAGGGTGGCGCCGTCGAGCATGTGCACGGTGAGGTGGGACGCCGAACGGCGGTCCAGCTCGACGATCCGGGCGCGGACGTCGGCGGGCTGGTCGTCGGTGAGGGGCCGGTTCCGCGCGAAGCTCCAGGCGCGGGGGCCGTTGAAGAAGTCGAGCGGCAGCCCGGAGCCGATGTGGATGCCGTACAGCTCGTCGGCGTACTTGTGGCCGAGCTGGCTGGAGACGATCCCGCCGATGTCGCAGCCCCCGGCGGCGTACTTCGCGTACCCGAGGGTCTCGGTCATCAGGGTGTGCCAGAGGTCCGCGACCTTCCAGAAGTTGACGTCGGGGAAGCCGGTGAGCGGGCCGGGGAAGCCGAAACCCGGCAGGGACGGCACGATGACGTCGAACGCGTCGGCCGGGTCGCCGCCGAACGCCGCCGGGTCGGCGAGCGGACCGATCACCTTCGACCAGTGCCAGAACGTCCACGGCCAGCCGTGGGTGAGGATCAGCGGGATCGGACGGGGGCCGCGGCCCGGTTCGCGCATGAAGTGCACCGGCACGCCGGCGACGTCCACCCGGTAGTGCTCGTGGGCGTTGATGGCGGCCTCGGCCCTGCGCCAGTCGTAGCCGTCCCGCCAGTGGGCGACCAGCTCGCGCAGGTAGTCGGCGGGGACGCCGTAGGACCAGTCCTCGTTCCCCTCGTCCAGCGGCGGACGGGTCAGCGCGAGCCGGGCGCGCAGGTCGTCGAGCACCTCGTCGGCCACGTGGATCGGGGTGGGCTCCAGGGGGAAGGCGTGCGGAGCGGTCATCGCGTGGTTCCTCACGTGCAGGGGACGGCATCGTCGGTGTGGCGCCGGCAGCGGAGCCCGGCACGGAACACGGACGCGTCCCCGACCGCACTCCCGGCGGCCACGAGTCGGGGCCAGCATATGCAGGGGCGGTTTCGGTGGTGCGCGGCGGCGGGGATGAGGGGGGATCAGGACCCGTGGCCGGCAGCCGCGCCGGTCCAGCGGCGATGGGCGTCCATGTCCACGTTGCCGCCGCACACGACGGTGACGACGTGCCGGCCGGCGAAGCGCTCACGGTCCTCCAGCACCGCGGCGACGCCGAGCGCGGCCGACGGCTCCACGACGAGCCCCGCGTGGTCGAGGAGCAGCCGCATGCCGGCGACGATCGACGCCTCCCGCACGAGCACGGCGTCGTCGGCGACCAGGAGCAGGTCGTCCAGGACGGCCGGGATCGGACACCGGCCGGCGACGCCGTCGGCGATGGTGTCCGTCGGACCCGTCGTCACGACGCGCCGCCCGCGCCACGAGAGGGTCATCGCCGGCGCGCCGAGCGGCTGGACGCACACCACGTCGACCTCCGGCGCGAGGGACTTCAGCACGTGTCCCACTCCGGTGGCCAGCGCCCCGCCGCCGAGGGCGATCAGGACGGTGTCGAACGGGGCGGCGGACTCCGCCAGTTCCAGGCCGATGGTGGCGGCGCCCTCGCACGTCTCGATGTCGAGGCTGTCCTCGACGAGCCGGACGCCGTCGCGGCGCGCGATGGCCGCCGCCCGCTCGCGGGCCGCCTCGTGGTCGCCGTCCACCAGGTCGAGCCGGGCGCCCAGCGCGCGGATGCGCTCCAGCTTGGCCGCCGTCGCGGAGCGGGACGCCACGACGGTGACCTCGATCCCGCGTCCGCGCCCGGACCAGGCGAGGGCCTGGCCGAGGTTGCCCGCGCTGGCGCACACCACCGCCCGGGGACCGTCCCCGGGCAGCAGGCTCGTGACCACCTCGGTGCCGCGTCCCTTGAAACTGCGGACGGGGTTGGCCGTCTCCAGCTTGACGCTCACCGCGCAGCCGAGTTCCGGCTCCAGGGCCTCGCAGCGGTACAGCGGCGTGTCGAGGAACACCGGGTCGATCAGCCGGCGGGCCGCGCGGATCCGGTCGGTGTCGAGGCGCGTCTGCTGCATGGCACGGCAGCGTAGCGCCCAACGCGACCCGCAGCGCCGTGCGTTGTGCCCCCGGCGGCGGCCGAGCCGCGGGCGGGCGTGCGCCGGGGAGCGCACCCCGAGGACGTCGCGCTCTGCCTCCAACTCGACCGGTTCCCCTCCGCCATGGTGGCGGCCCCCGAGGACTCGCCCATGGTGCTCGGGGCACACGGCGGGGACCCCGCGCCGGTCAGCGCCCCTCGACGACGAACGCCCTGATCGCCTCGACGGCGCCGCCGCGCGCCCACTCGGTGAAGGAGGAGGACAGCATCGGGATGCTGAGGGAACGGTGGCCGCGCAGCCGCCGCTCACCGATGCCCCGGTCGATGTCCCGCCGCCCCGCGCGGGCCACGTCCACGCTCTCACCCGCGACCACGACCGTGCGCACGGTGGTGAGCCCGGCGACGGCCGCCACGGTCGCGCCCAGTGCCCAGCCGGCCTCGCGGACGACGCCCGCGCACACCGCGTCGCCCTCGCGCGCCCCCCGCACGATCTCCTCCAGGGTGACCGGGCGGCGCAGCCCGTGGGACGCGGCGGCGAGCACCGACGCCGTCGAGAGGTACGCCGACACGCAGCCCCGGTGCCCGGCGGGGCACATCGGGCCGCCGGGGTCGAGTACGTGGTGGCTGAACTCGACGAGGTCGTCCTCCGTGGTCTCCACGATGCGGCCGTGCAGGCACAGGGCGTACCCGACGCCCGCGCCGACGGTGACCAGCGCGAAGTCCGAGAGGCCGCGGGCCACGCCGAACCAGCGCTGGCTGTGGGCGAGCGCCGAGACGTCGTTGCGGACCACGCAGGGGATGCCGATGGCGTCGTTCAGCACGGACTCGACGGGCACCCGGCGCCAGTCGAGGTACGGCGCGTCGAACAGCGGGGACGGCGCGGGGCGGGCGCCGGCGGAGGGGTTCCCGCCCATGGTGAACCCCGCGGCGACCGGTGGCGCGCCGGTCCGGGCCAGCCGCTGCGCGAGCGCGCGGGCCTGACGGGCGACCGCGCCGGGCGTCCGTTCGCCGAGCGGTTCGCTGTGCTCGGCGACGACCTCGGCGCGCAGGTCCGTGATCACGCCGTGCATGTGGTCGGACGTCAGCTTCACGCCGAGGAAGTGGTGGTCGCGCGCGACGATGTCCAGCGGGCGCGTGGGGCGGCCGTTCACCGGGTCGTGGACGATGCCGCGCTCGACCAGGAGCCCCGAGCCGACCAGCGGTTTCGTCAGGCGGGTGAGGCTGCCGGTCGAGAGCCCCAGGGTGCGGGCCAGCGTCGTCCTGGTCAGGGGGCCGTTGACCAGGACTTCCCTGATGACGGGGCGGGCGGGGCGGGAGACGGCCTCCCACACCCCGATCGTCGGCCGGTCGCCGCCCGGGCTGGATACCGCGTGCACCCGCGCAGCTTACCGGGAGCATCGAACAGCTCCACCGTGAAGCCTTGTTCCAACAGAGACGCACAACAAACACCGGAAAACCCAAAAAAGTTGCGGCACGACTGGTGACATGCGTCTCACCTCCACCTAACTTGGCTTCGGTCCGAAGCCAGAAGGGGAGTCACCGCATGCCCAATCGAAAAACCGTCCGCCCCGGGGTCCTGGTCGGCGCGGTGATGACACTCCTGCTGTCCGCCTGCTCGGGCGCCGGGGCGGGCGACGGCGCCGTGACGCTGGACTACTGGTGCTGGAGCGCGTCCCAGGACGACAAGGTGGCCGCCTTCAACGCCGCCCACCCGGACATCCAGGTCCGCCACACCGACGCCGGGGGCGGCACCGACACGGCGACCAAGCTGCTCACCGCGAGCCGCGCGGGGAACGCCCCCGACATCGCCTGCGCCGAGTACCAGACGATTCCCGCCCTGATCGTCTCGGACGTGCTGGCCGACATCTCCGAATGGACCGGCCCGGTGGAGGACCAGTTCACCGACGAGGTCTGGCAGATGACCCGGTTCGACGGCCAGGTCTACGGCATCGCGCAGGACATCGGCCCCATGGTGATGGTCTACAACCGGGCGCGCTTCGAGGAACTCGGCATCGAGGTCCCCGCGACCTGGGAGGAGTTCGCCGAGGCGGCCGCCCAGGTGCGCGAGCGCGACCCGTCCGCCCATCTCGCCACCTTCGCCCCGGCCGAGTTCGGCAACTTCGCCGGCCTCGCCCAGCAGGCCGGCGCGTCCTGGTGGTCGGTGGAGGACCGGGAATGGACCGTCGGCATCGCCGACGAGCCCACCCTGCGCGTCGCCGAGTACTGGCAGGGGCTGGTCGACGACGACCTGGTCACGGCCGAGCCGCTGCTCACCCCGGAGTGGAACAACCGCCTCAACCGCGGCGACATCCTCACCTGGCCCTCGGCCCTGTGGGCGCCCGGCGTGCTGTACGGGATCGCCGAGGGACAGGCGGGGGACTGGGCCATCGCACCGCTGCCCCGCTGGGAGGGGGACGACGACTCCGTGGCGCTCCAGGGCGGTACGGCCCTGACCGTCACGAAGAACTCCGACCACCCCGAGGAGGCCGCCGAGTTCGCCATGTGGATGAACACCGACGAGACCGCCTACGAACTGGCGATCGCCGACGGCATGTACCCGGCGTGCCTCGCCGGTCAGGCCGCCACCCGGGAGAATCCCCCGCCGCCCCTGGCGGGTGACCAGGCCGACTACTGGGACATCGCCACCGAGGCGGCGGCGAACACCGTCCCCGGCATCACCTGGGGCCCCAACGTCAGCACGGCGGCCGACGCGTTCACGGACGCCATGGCGGCGGCCGTCAGGAACGGCACCCCGCTGACCGACGCCATCCGCGACACGCAGCGCGCGGTGGTCGACGACATGGAACGCGTCGGCTTCGACGTGACCGAGTGAACCCGGCGATCAGCTCCCGTCCCCCTCATCAGGCAGGCACACCATGACTCCCACCACCCCGCCCCCGCGGCGGACCGCCGGCAGGCGCCGGGCCGCGACCCCCGTCGCCGCGCCCTGGCTGTTCCTGACGCCCGCGCTCCTCCTCTTCGTCGCCTTCATGGCCATCCCCATCGGCTACGCGCTGTGGCTCAGCGTCCAGGGGCTGCGCATCGTGGACGAGGGCATCTTCGGCATCAGGACCGAGGTGTTCGTCGGCCTGGCCAACTACCGGCAGATGCTCACCGACGCGGACTTCTGGACGGGCTTCGGACGGCTGGCGCTCTACGGCCTGATCGCCGTCCCCCTGACCCTCGGTCTCGCGCTGCTGTTCGCGCTGCTCCTGGACCACGGGGCCTCACGCGCCAAGCGGTTCTCCCGGACCCTGATCTTCCTCCCGTACGCGGTCCCCGGCGTGATCGCGTCCCTGATGTGGGGCTTCATGTACCTGCCCTCCACCAGCCCGTTCAGCCACATCACCGAGCAACTGGGCCTCGACGCCATCCCGTTCCTCGACGCCGGGACCATCTACCCGTCGCTGGCGAACATCGCCGTCTGGGGCGGGGTCGGCTTCAACATGATCATCATCTACACGTCGCTGCGCGGCATCCCGCCCGAGCTGTACGACGCCGCCCGCATCGACGGCTGCAGCGAGTGGCGGATCGCCTGGCGCATCAAGGTGCCGCTCGTCGCGCCCGCCCTGGTCCTCACCGGCCTCTTCGCCCTCATCGGCACCCTCCAGGTCTACGGCGAGCCGACCATGCTCAAGCCGATGACGACGGAGATCTCCCAGACCTGGGTGCCGATGATGCAGATCTACCGCGACGGCTTCGTGCGCGACGACCTGCCGCTCGCGGCGGCCGGCTCGGTGATCCTGGCCGCCGGCACCCTG
Proteins encoded:
- the rpmB gene encoding 50S ribosomal protein L28, with amino-acid sequence MSAHCQLTGRAPLFGNSISHSHRRTRRRFDPNIQSKRYWLPSEGRHVRLRLSAQAIKTVDSIGIEAAVARIRARGEKV
- a CDS encoding ABC transporter ATP-binding protein, whose protein sequence is MPAPPVLPLLRPQRLRLIAAVAAQAAASAASLAALVAVARTAAGWLAGDRPSATDAGLIATAFLAAVAGALLAGLAAWLAHVADAGLRLGLQRRLVERFAGLPLRRLTGRGGGTVKKTVHDDVHGLHQLVAHTLTDITAVVATPVLGLAYLAFLDPRVAAAALIPLLAGALLYARAMAGASARFAEYGAAQAAINAAAADHVRGVAEVKTFGLTGRATGAFHRATTAFHDFFRAWSSATTGVTTASWLVVAPGVTLTLFAALGTWAAVAGWASAEAVVALALVGPAVSAPVAVLGPRLQALRTGLSAARGITALLDEPVLRWGDGSTVPQGAEVRYEDVSFDFDGTPVLTGVDVTLPAGGFTALVGPSGAGKSTFAGLLARFDDPRSGRIRVGGADLRDLTQETLYETVSFVFQDVVLLRGSVLDNLTGGRAYPREAVEAAARAARIHDRITRLPDGYDTVVGEGVELSGGEAQRLSIARALLRDTPVVVLDEATAAADPGTEAALQEALGELARGRTVLLIAHRLDTVTGADLILVLDGGAVAERGTHHELLALGGRYAASWAAQHEMEGTR
- a CDS encoding ABC transporter substrate-binding protein, with product MTTLKRRSFLGLGALTTAGLTGLLAACSTSGDEGGDGAAAGRRVLRAAFAGGGSSETLTYLLGPTALDFVRARLVHGALGAIDASQPDGVTYGVLESIDVSDDLATYTLRVRDGVTFTDGSPLTAADVLHSLRLPDLLEGLPFTRLVGRAFDLAAAEAADDRTVSLPALTPIADGRLLLCQSMLAVKDGTTDFTQDMPSCGPFTVAAFEPGQQTVLHRNPDWFGAAIGDEVTLDEIRLLSVADAEARVNALRGGQADFVSGVSPATARTLDGEDGIGVTAGEPPYVANLRFTMNLAHAPFQDERVRRAFRLAIDRQAIVDSVYFGRAHLGNDVPALGFPTYDGGLEQRTFDPDTAAALLAEAGHAGMAVELTAGPELTGMVETATLVVENLRAIGVDARLNELPAGQLFADYAAYSQLPFAAGYNPPAPFEPNHTPGTFPDIDELVVTARSARTEQERLDASHQAQRLLWEKGNDIIPVFVPTVDARLDRVSGVRQSQFPDLSVAEIASA
- a CDS encoding ABC transporter ATP-binding protein, which translates into the protein MLKDLTALLEDRDAARLRRLTALLALAAALQGAVLVLAVPVFQRLLDGDPDTALPWLAVAAAACALYAAVQWGAQAMAFRVGGETARALHRLLGDRLPRLPLGWFTRARTGQVVEIATAGIPQLMSYPAILLRPLVTALVTPAVTVVGLALWDGRYALTVALTGCAAAAVTRFARRRVADAERERHRALDEAAGRVLEFATAQQVLRAFGRSDAGALDDALVHADRAARRSMTAIVPGLVVFSFAVQLAFACCLSLALALLVSGDLTAGACVGLLVVTTRLVAIGASGAELAAASRTTGGTIDRVASVLTAPALPEPATAAPESGDGPVAEFRDVVFGYGGDPVLRNVSFTLPRRGLTALVGPSGSGKTTVTRLLARFWDVDEGAVLVCGRDVREAPSDEVLARIAPVFQDVHLFDDTVAANIRLGRPDAGDAEFDEAVALAGVAEMARDLPDGLDTRVGEGGARLSGGQRQRVAIARAILKAAPLTVLDEATAALDPENALVVRRTLDVLRGRGSVLVIAHHLATVRDADRIVVLDGGRVADRGTHDELAGRPGLYREFTEGRAGDRGWRFAAVGRARS
- the rpsN gene encoding 30S ribosomal protein S14 yields the protein MAKKSKIAKNEQRKGVVARHAARRAELKRIIRAPGTSPEERAAARRELERQPRDASATRVRNRDSVDGRPRGYLRTFGLSRVNLRTMAHAGELPGVTKSSW
- a CDS encoding ABC transporter permease; its protein translation is MSPRDAAARCLGAAATLLVLSAVLFIATDLLPGDAAGVAAGADATDRERAGIRERLGLDRPLPARYLAWLGRALRGDLGTSAAGGRPVAGVVADRFGNSVLLVVIAVAVIAVLATVLGLTAGLRAGRPVDRLLSSATVTLVALPEFLLATALLVLFAQHWRLFPAVSLLAPGESPLDRPELLVLPVASLVLGGVGTATRLLRAAAVTVCEGPAVEQARLDGVRGLPLALAYVLPAASGPAVQGLAVLASGLLGGGVVVESLFNYPGIGSELARAVAYRDTAMVQGIGLTLAASVLAVLLAGDLLSRLLDVRTRPAARRRAAGGAR
- the rpmF gene encoding 50S ribosomal protein L32 translates to MAVPKRRMSRSNTRHRRAQWKATPPDLVPIVVDGRRHLVPRSLVRAYQRGLLTP